AGCATTGCCTTGTAACCGCCCTGCCGCATCCACTTATCGCCATTCATTTCCCCACCGACAAACTCGTCAGGCTGATAGAGAACCTTAGAAGATCCGTTAAGCAATGGCTTCATCGTACGTCCACGCAGGGGTAGGATGGGACGGCCGTCTATGCTGTCTGGATATTCTACGCCTGTGAGATCCAATAGCGTCGGCAGGATGTCCCAGACATAAGCGAAGGCATGGGCCTTCGCACCTTCTGGAATACCGGGTCCAGATAAGATCAGCGGAACTCGAATGCCACCTTCTCCGACCGTTAGCTTGAACCGATCAATAGGGCCACTCGATGCGCTGGCGAAGCCGGGGCCGTAGGCGTAATTCGATCCGGGATGACCGAGGTTTTGGAAACTATGGTCGAATTTCGATACAAATTCGGGATCGTCAGCATCAGGGTAATCCGCTGAGTAGAAGGGGTTCGAGCCGTTGTCGGAGAGAAATACGATTATGGTGTTTTCAAGTTCCCCGATATCTCCAAGGAAATCCACAACCCGGCCGAAGTGATAATCCATCGCATCGACCATACCGGCGTAGATTTCCATCCCCCGCGCCTCCGTCGTGCGATCTTCCTCGCTGAGTTTGTTCCATGGTTCGATCATTGACAGGAAGTTTGGCGGCGGCGCGTTCTCTGGTACAAGACCGAGCGCTTTCGCGCTCGACCAGCGTTCCTCTCTTAGAGCCTCGTATCCGCGGTCGTAGCGACCAGAGTATTTCGAGAGCCATGGCTCCGGCACCTGCAGTGGATCATGAGGGGCGGTAAAGGCGAGGTAGCCGAAGAAGGGAACGCCGTCTCCGTGATTGCTCCTAATTGCTTCGATCAACAGGTCGACATAAGTTTGGCTGGAATAGAAATCTTCGGGAAGTGTCTCGATTAATTTGCCGTTCTCAGCATAGAGCGCGGGATCGTCCATCGGCAAGATGCCCAACCGATCGCCCCAGTGGCTGGCGCCACCGACAAGCAGCGTGAATGTACTATCAAACCCGCGGTCGAACGGAAGTGTCCCCTCTGAATGGCCTAGATGCCATTTGCCAGCCATGTAGGTGTGGTAACCGGCGGCGCCGAGAACTTCGGCTATGGAAGCCACGCGGTTATTCAGATGTCCTTCGTAGCCAGGTTGCCCAACCTGGTTGGGGGCTAGGATTTCGCCCATTGTTCCCAACCCCGCGATATGGTTGTCATTGCCAGACATGAGCATCGCGCGGGTCGGAGAGCAGGAGACCGAGGCATGGAAGTCCGTGAAAAGTATACCTTCCGCCGCCAGAGCCTCTAGATTTGGTGTCTCGATCTCTCCACCGTAGGGGCCGATGTCCGTCCATCCCAGATCATCAGCCATGACCAACAGGATGTTTGGCCTGTCGTCAGCGATCGCAGAGTCCGCTAGGCAGACCAAGGCGCAGAGCAGAATATTGATTGTTTGAAATCGGATTGACACCATAATCTCCTTTCCTGCCGCAGTCTTCTGGAGTGATGTGAGGATCGCGTGGAGTAGGCACCGTTGGCATTGATGTATATCAGAACTAATCGTTCGTTCTCTCTGCAGCGAACGACCGAATTCCGCCCGAGTTTCGAGCTCAGCGCACCGCACCGAAGGTCTTGGATGGAGCTCGGAGCCGACGTTTGCTGCATCGTGAACCAATGTCCGCTCCAACTCTACGGCCCTGACTTTTAGCGATCCCCGCGATCTTTCTCGATCCTTGAAAAGGCTTCACGCAGATACTTGATGTCCGCCCGTATCTCGGTGACCAGTGTTACCTGGTTGAGCCGGTCGGCTCGACGCTCCAGCTCCGATCGTTCCAGGTCAACAATCCGGCGCTCAAACTGGACCTGCAATGCCTTTATCTCGGCCTGCGTCGTCCGGACCTCAATCCATGCACCCGTTCCGGCAACGACCATGCCGACAATCGTCAGGATATTGCCGAGCGAAATATCTGCCCGGAACCTTGGCCGGCGATCTTGTGTGTCGCTCATATCAATTCCCCGTTTTCAAATCTGCCCGGTAGTTGTCATGCCAGGCGGTACATCGGCGGACGCGCGCATTGGCGCGGCCGAGCGCCTGGTCGGTCTTGATCAGGGCCACATCCAGCGGCTCGCCTTCGCGAACGCCCGAACGCTCTTTGCGCCGGCAGTCGCCCGGCAAGGCCGGATCCGGCCGCGCCTCCGCCGCCGCTTTGCCCAGCCGGTCGCCGGCCGAGTTCGCACGGTCCTCAACGGTTGCGCAGCCGCTCAAGAAGAGCGCGATCCACAACAGCATCCACGGTCGATTCATAGTCTTCCAACTCCTGTGCCTGTAGTGTCTGCAAGGCCTCGGCTTCCTGCAGCTGCCTTTGAAATTGAAAGTTTGCGGCTTCAAGGGCCGCAGCGCGGTCCTTGAGCACTTTCAGCTCCGCCTTAGCGGCCGACAGCTCCACCCGGGACACAAGCCCCTCCCTGGCGGCTTTCACCGCCCATCGCTTGTCGAGGACATGAAACCCATAAAGGCCAATCGCCAGAGCCAGAACCGCGAGCGCGATCGCCGCCCGGCGCCAGCCGATGGTTTGAGTGATGAAGGTTGAAACAGCCATCCAGATCATTCGGCATATCCCTTCGGTGGAATGTTTGGATCGGTGTCACGCATCCCCTGCCCGCCGATCGGCAGCTGTTTTGCCGCCGCATCGAGGCCGAAGGCGGCAACGCCAAACCCGAAGATTGGCAAGGCCAACAGCTCCGCCCACTGATAGGCGGTCGTCTCGCCACCCGTCAGCAGATCGAAGATGCAAAGCAGCATGAGAAAGCCGAATAGGGTGACGGCCACTTCCCGCTTGAAAGTCTTGGTCATTTTCACGATCTCCTAGCGGGTCGCAGCGAAGTCGGCAGGTGCGACACTGCCTGCGCGGAGCGCCGGATACTGGCGGAACGGGAAGGTTTTCGGCCATCGGTAGGCGATGAACTTGTCTTCCGGAAACGAGCTGATCGTCACAGCGTTTTGCTGATTGCCGCCCATCAGGTGCACCCGGCGGCGCTTGGCGTCATAGCCAACGACAATCCCCACATGCCCCGCTCTTGGAGACCAGCGGATAACCCCGATCGATGCGACGAGCGGCCCACCGGCATCAATCCCGAAGGTCTTCCAAGCCTGCGCCCAGAACGGGTTAGACGGCACCGGCTCATCTGGAAGGGTTTTCACGATCGCGGTTTCAACAGCATCGCCGCACCAGGGCAGTTTTGCCGGATCACCAAGAAAGCTGCCAAACCGCAACCAGGCCGACAAGGCCCGATTGTCCCGGCCTTCATGCAAGCCCATGCGCCGGTTCATCTCCAAAAGCCAGGGCGGCATGGTCTGCGTCGGAACATCCCGCGTCGGCACCCGGCGCCTTTGATCTGAACTGATGCGCAAGGCTTTCACCGTCGCAGCATCGGCAATGCCGGTCGGCTTGATGTGCCGCGCGATCTGAAAAGCCTTCAGTGCGGCCGTGGTCTCGTTTCCGATGACACCATCTTCGGTGATCTGCGCGCCATGAACGTTCAACCGCATCTGCAGCCAGGTTTCAAAAGTCATTTCAGCCTCCTGTCGGCTTTTTGAAAAACCATGAAAAAACCCGCCAAAAAGGCGGGTTATGAACACTCAATTATTGCAACGACCTACTCCGGCCCGTCGCCCGGATTGGAGCCAACGTTGTCCAGGTTCAGCCCGCTGCCACCGCCAGCTGCCCCATCAGCGCCGGCAGCTCCCGAGGTATCCTGTGCGCCGGTCGGTGTGCCGGGTGCGTTTTTCGATTTCCGGCTGTCTTTACCGGCACCGCCGCCAGGCTGCTTAAGCTCAAGAGCTGTTGTCGACCCACCGTTGCGATCCGCCTTGTGCGTGACCGTTACGATCCGGTAAGTGCCATCGACACCGGGGCGCGCCCCTTTGAGCGCAAACATCGCCTCAGCCTGCGCTTCCGGCGTCAAATCCAGCAGCACGTTGCCCTCTCCGCCTTCGCGTTCCGCTTCCCGCTTGCGGGCTTCTGCGATGTTCTTGGCCTGGGATTTCGTTGCCGCTTTCGAGCGAACAAAATTGACGGCCTCGGGCAGGCCACGATCAAGCTCAATATCCACCTCTTCGGTTTTGAATTCTGCGGCTTCCCGATCAAAATACTGAACCTTTGCCTTGGTAAAACTGCGTCTTCCGGCAAAAGGTGCAATGTCCCAATTGATGACATTGCCCGGCTGTTTTGCGCCCGCCTGGCCGGTCACAGTGGGCAATCCGGCCTCCGCGCCGCGCTTGGCGAAAACGGCCTTCGTGTTGCGGATTTTGAAGGTTGCACCAAGCTCCCGGGCGAGCCGTTGCCCGACGTGCAGGAAACTTTCACCATCGGCAGCCAGATAGGTGCGGGCGATCGATGCAAAAGCCGGGTCCACCTTGACATCAAGCCCGACCTTGCTGCCGAGCTTTTTCAGGAAATCGCCAATCGTGCCATCATCCTGATGGATCTGCATTGGCTGCTTGATCTTGCCGCGGCTGTCAAACCCCTTCGCAGACACCCGCAACAACCGGCCACCACCCCGCGATCCGCTTGAGCGAACGGTATCGACAACACCGCTGAACACCAGAACACCGTTCAGAAAAACGAGCAGAGATGCACCTTCCGACGGCAGGGCCAATTGCCCGCCCGTATCATCAAGGGTGAGCGCGCATGTGTCAGATGCGCTGCCCTCCTTGTCTGTAACAGTGATGTCAATCAGGAACGGGCGCATCGATATGGTCATATCCTGACCATTAACGAGCACCTTCCAGTGCGTTTTCCAATGAGCCACCTGGTCAGCTCCTACCCGAACAACGTGACGACTTCACGGGTCGCAAAAGGTTCTTCAAGAGGGAGATCCGGCACAATCACGCTGTCGCCCGGAACCAAGAGAACGCCTTTGGCCGCAAGCCCCGGATTGAGTTCCAGCATCTCTTCCAGCAGCTCTTGCCCGCGCACACCGTGGATGCGCCACAACAAAAGATCGGCGGGCAGATTGTCGCCTCTTACTTTGACCGTTTGCGGCATGACAATCAGTTCCTGAATGCATCGAACAGGTTCAGAAGCCCGGAAATCACGGACGATGCCTCATCGTTATCCGGCTGAACCTTCTTCAAGGTGATGGTGTATTTGACAGAAAAGCCGACACCATTGCGCAACAGATCCTGGTGCGTTTCGCTCATCTTGGTGATTGAAAAGGTACCCAGCCGGAACCCGTCCCCACGCATGACCGGAACACGTGCTCCGGACATGCGCATCTGGTGGGCTGTCTCCAGTTCGGTCAAGCCGCCGATTTTCGAAGGTATCAGCAGCCCTGACAGGGATATTTCGTCTTTGCCCTCACCTGTGAACTCCGAAGGCGCGAGCCCGCCGATTACGGGCTTCTCGGCAAGATCTGCTGTGCTGTTGCGGGTCACCTCGTCCGCATTGAACGGACGGGTGTCCATAGCCAATGTTCCGATCAGGTAGAGCATCAGGGCCCCGCTGTTTCGAAGTCGGCCTGAAGGCCTTGCATCTCTTGCTTCATCTGGCTGCCGAGTTGCTGAACAATCGCATCAGCGTTCGAGGCTTCATGCACGACAACCGAGATATCCATGTTGATTTGCGGCGGGTTCGGATTGGTAACGCGCACCTCCTGAACCCCGGACGGCTTTGTCGTCACGACCGGCTCACCGGACAATTTGACCGGCGGCGTTCCGAGCAATTTGACACCGCTGTTGCCACTCTGATCCCCATTGGCATTCAATCGTTTCTCAAGATCTCCGAGGACGTTGAAGGGTTTCATCGGGTGGAAGCGCGCGTCCGTCTCTTTCTTGTCGATGAGTTGCTGAGCGGCGTCAGGGCGCGTCGGCGGCCCTTGAACCGGACCAAGGTCCGGACCTGTCAGCGATTTCAGCCAGGACTTCGGAGATCCGACAGTGCTTTCAAGCCAACCGTTGAAGGCATCGCCCCGCCCTTGACCTTGTTTGACAAACGCCAAAAGGTCTTGCTCGTTCTGAGGGATGGAATCGATCAGCTGATAAGCGTTCCACAACGACAGAACACCACCCCAGCCCATGAGGCGCGGGCCAGAGGCGCCTTTGCCCGGCGCAGTCGCCCCCGGCTTCCCTACAGGCTTATGCTTGCCGCCAGGCGCACCAGCTGCCTTCTGGGGCAGATCCTTTGCCGATTTCCCAAGAGCACCTGTCGCGCTTGCAAGGGCTGCAACACTCGCAGCACTGCCCCCGAGTTTGACGAGCCGTCCCAAGAAGCGCAGCAATCCCCATGCAGGCTTGATCCCGGAGAGGAACAGAACCGCTTTTCCAACCGCCCTCACCGACCCGGCAATCAGCGCAAAGCCGACAGCAGCCGCACCCAATGTCGCGCCCCATCCAGCCAGGCTGGTGACCAGGGTCCCGGCACTGCCCGGGTCCAGCCCAAAGAACACTTCGATTTCGCCAACGGCCCAGCCGACATCAGCCCCAAAACTTCGAAGGTCTGCGCCCATCTGGCGGAACTTTTCAAAGCTGGCACCCATCCGCTCAACATCGGATGTCAGCTCATCGGCGCGGCCGAACACCGAATCCCACATGCTGTTAAAGGCATCCGCAACGTTGGTATCGCCTGTGAAGCCCAAACCGGTGACAAAACCCTGCGCCTTGGCTCCGATCGTATCGAACACCGTCACCCGGCTGTCGAGCGTGGCAAAGGTATCGGAGAGCTTCTCAGCGAAATCCGTGATCGGAGGGAGAACATTTGCGCCGAATTGCGCACCGAGGTTTGAGAACACGCGGCCGAGGCGCTTGAGTTTTTCTTCGCTGGTGTTGGCGAAGATCTCGAATGTCCTGTCAACCGAGCCGACATATTTGCTGGCATCACCCAGCTTTTCCAACCGGCCAACAATCTTGTCGATATTGTTGGCAATGGCTGCGGCATCGTCCTGGTATTCAAGACCAAAGAAGTCAATCAGCAAGCCGGACCGGCTCTGCGCATCCATTTTTTTGACGACCTGGAAGAACTCCTTCATCGCAACGACAGGCGTCTCGAAAAACTTCGCCTGCAGTTCCTTGGAGTACCCCTTGCCTGCAAAGCGATCCAGCGCTGCAACGGCCTTCTTGCTTTTGCTCAAGCCTGCCAGCTTTGCCATCATGGCGTTCATGCCGGTACCGGCCTTGGACGATTCTATGCCGATCTCATTCAGCGTAGCACCAAAGGCAGCCATTTCCTGACCGGTGATGCCAAAGGTCTTGGCAGATGCTGCCGTGCGCAGCAGGAAATCAATCAGGCTCTTTTCGGACGTGCCGGCACTGTCCGCCGTATAGTTGATGGAATCTGCCAGACCCTCAAGACCAGGCATATCCAGGGCAAAGGCGTTTTTGAGTTTTGACAGGCTGTTGGCGGTCTCTGTTGCCGCCATGTCGAATGCGATGCCGGCCTTGTTTCCAAGAACAACAAACCGCTCCAGCTCATTGTTTGCAATGCCAAACTGACCGGCCTGCGCATAGAGCTTGCCGATCTCTGTCGCGGCCATACCGCCCTTCATATTGGAAAGCCTAATGATCTGCTTTTCCACCCCGGCAAGTTCATGCGCGGTCAACGTTGTCTTCTTGGCAACATCCGCCATGACGGTTTCCAGCCGCAGCGCTCCGCCGATCGACTGGTCATATCCCTCCCGCACGCCAATGTAAGCCGCACCCATCGCAACGAGGTTGCGTGTGGCCCCCAGGACCGGCGCACTGATCCGTGCCTGCGTCGCGCCAAACCCGCGGCCCGCACGGTTCAACCGCCCAAGCTCACCCCTTGCATTCTTGGCCGGGCCTGAAATGCGATCATGCAAGGTCGCAATCAGGCTGCTCTTTTGAACGCTCATTCGGCGTTGCCCTTCATCCAGGTCATGACACGATGGATCGCCTCTTGCTCGCGCAGCGCTTCACTCATCGTGTAGCGGGCAACGTCAGCGCGCGGCGTTGAGGTGAAATGCGCGATCAGGACGGCGAGTTCCCGCCATCCTGCCTTTTCAAACTTGATCTCGGCCAGCTGGCTCCAGCTGGTTAGCCGTTTCCCAGCCAGGGTCCGGCTTTACGCAAAATCACGTTGTAATCCCGCGCCTTGATCTTGCGAAAATCGCCTTGAGTGATCCCGCAGCTGCGAGAAAGCGTTGCGACAACATGGGCGTTGGTACCGGTTGAGGTCTCCTCGGCGAGGATCATGTCGTCGATCGTCGGCTCATCAAACGTCAGGGTGCTGATCGTACCGCCCCCATCCTTTTGAATTGGCACAATGAGAGTATGGGAAAACTGGGCGCCCTCATCTACAGAGGTGGTCACAGCGGCGGTGTTTTGGTTCTGGTTCGAAGACATTCAGATGGTCTTTCAATGAAAAAAGGCAGGTCGAGGCCTACCGATTGCGGGATTGGTTTGGTGGGTTGGCCCGGTTAGGTTGGCAGCCCGGCCGCGCGCTTGTGCGGCGCTGTCAAGGAGATGCCGTCCTTGCGGATCTCGATCTCTTCTTCATCGGCATAAAACCGCTCAACACCATCGAGAGAGAATTCATAATGGGTGACCTCGGTGAAGACGTGCGCGGCGATCTGGGCCTCACCCGTGTCCAGATCCCCCATTGCCCATTCGTTCAAGACACCTTCGATAATGACCCTTGCAGGGATCACCTCATGGGTGTTGTGCTTCTTGTACGAACAGCCGAAGGTCCACCGGTCCGTTAGACCCAATACGCTGAAAAATTCATCGTCAGGCCCATAGGTGTCAAAGCCCGGGGCGAGCGGCTCAATCCTTGGCATGCTCGTGTCAATGGACATGGCACCACCGCCCGGGTTTCGATTGACCGTCATGAATTTGACAGGCGGCAGGGTGATTTTGGACACTTTCAACGGACGGCTCGATCCGGCACGCTCGGCAAGGCGCACATCCATCATTGTCAAAGTTAGTGCGGGATTCATTGTCTTTCCTTTGTTACTGGAGAGGACGAATTCTCATCGAGTGCTGATCAGGCGGCCTGGCTGAGGCGGGCGATGATGTCGTTGACAAGCCCCTCAACAGCCGGGCGGTAACGGCGGATCTCATGGCTGGCGAGTTTGAAGACCGGAGCCGGTTCAATGCCGATATCGACCTTCAACGAACCCAGACGGATTTTCTCAGGTGAGTTCTGATTGGCCTTGAACATCTGATCGCGGGGCGTGTAGCCGAGAATATTGTCTGCAGCCTTGTGATCGCGCAGCGCGAAGGCCAACGAATTGATCCACGCCTCAACACCGTCAGCGGTGATCCGCTTGCCCAGCTTCTCACGCGTGATCTGCATGAATTGGGTCACGATGTAGTCTGTGCCGCGGACCTGGTGCGCTTGTTCCCAAAGCTCGCCGGTCATCGCATTGTCGGTACCGATGAAACGATAACCGCCATCTGCGACCGCCCCGTCCACTCCGGCCTCGCCTTCGGCGACAATCGCCACGTTGGCGGCCAGCATTTGCTGACCTTCAACAGAGCCGTCCAACATCGAGAACGGGATCTTCCGGGACAAACCGGCCAGACCGAAAATCGGCTGGTTGGCAAACGGGTTGAACGGCAGCCCTTCATTCTCGTTGTCAACGCGCATCATGATGCCGGCGACCCGGGATCCCATCGGCCGGGTGACGATGTTCTCGCCTTCCCAAACACGGGCAGCGACACCGATCGGCATGACACGCTCCGACCCCATGGTTTCACGGGCATCGATCGCAAGGGCGCTGGATGTGTCATCGACATCCACCGGCGCAAAGGCCAGGATCTTGCCGAGATTGGCTTCAAGGGCCGCAACAACCGGGTTGGTCGTATCAAGATCAACGCGCCACGCAGTCCGTCCGGCCCGGACAATACGCGGTGTGCAATTGACTGCGGACGGTATGTCTGTGATCGAATTGACAACCTCGGCAATAGCCGCTGCAGTCGCAGCAACGTTCGCCCCCTCAGCAACACGAAACACCGTGATATCAGCACCAGCATTGACGCTGTTCAGCTGGTCGTTGATCCCCTGGACTTCCGCCCTGAGAAGCCCCGTTCCAAGGGCTTCGACCGCATCAGTATCGCTGCTGGAAAAACGCTTGGGATCATCAATCGGAAACTCCGTCGGCGAAGCGTCTTCAGATGTCTCAATGATCACGCATTTTGAAAAGTCCGCACCA
This window of the Roseibium alexandrii DFL-11 genome carries:
- a CDS encoding phage tail assembly protein, whose amino-acid sequence is MSSNQNQNTAAVTTSVDEGAQFSHTLIVPIQKDGGGTISTLTFDEPTIDDMILAEETSTGTNAHVVATLSRSCGITQGDFRKIKARDYNVILRKAGPWLGNG
- a CDS encoding phage major tail tube protein; protein product: MNPALTLTMMDVRLAERAGSSRPLKVSKITLPPVKFMTVNRNPGGGAMSIDTSMPRIEPLAPGFDTYGPDDEFFSVLGLTDRWTFGCSYKKHNTHEVIPARVIIEGVLNEWAMGDLDTGEAQIAAHVFTEVTHYEFSLDGVERFYADEEEIEIRKDGISLTAPHKRAAGLPT
- a CDS encoding phage late control D family protein, with translation MAHWKTHWKVLVNGQDMTISMRPFLIDITVTDKEGSASDTCALTLDDTGGQLALPSEGASLLVFLNGVLVFSGVVDTVRSSGSRGGGRLLRVSAKGFDSRGKIKQPMQIHQDDGTIGDFLKKLGSKVGLDVKVDPAFASIARTYLAADGESFLHVGQRLARELGATFKIRNTKAVFAKRGAEAGLPTVTGQAGAKQPGNVINWDIAPFAGRRSFTKAKVQYFDREAAEFKTEEVDIELDRGLPEAVNFVRSKAATKSQAKNIAEARKREAEREGGEGNVLLDLTPEAQAEAMFALKGARPGVDGTYRIVTVTHKADRNGGSTTALELKQPGGGAGKDSRKSKNAPGTPTGAQDTSGAAGADGAAGGGSGLNLDNVGSNPGDGPE
- a CDS encoding arylsulfatase — its product is MVSIRFQTINILLCALVCLADSAIADDRPNILLVMADDLGWTDIGPYGGEIETPNLEALAAEGILFTDFHASVSCSPTRAMLMSGNDNHIAGLGTMGEILAPNQVGQPGYEGHLNNRVASIAEVLGAAGYHTYMAGKWHLGHSEGTLPFDRGFDSTFTLLVGGASHWGDRLGILPMDDPALYAENGKLIETLPEDFYSSQTYVDLLIEAIRSNHGDGVPFFGYLAFTAPHDPLQVPEPWLSKYSGRYDRGYEALREERWSSAKALGLVPENAPPPNFLSMIEPWNKLSEEDRTTEARGMEIYAGMVDAMDYHFGRVVDFLGDIGELENTIIVFLSDNGSNPFYSADYPDADDPEFVSKFDHSFQNLGHPGSNYAYGPGFASASSGPIDRFKLTVGEGGIRVPLILSGPGIPEGAKAHAFAYVWDILPTLLDLTGVEYPDSIDGRPILPLRGRTMKPLLNGSSKVLYQPDEFVGGEMNGDKWMRQGGYKAMLVTPPYGDGVWRLYNVVEDPGETRDLAVEMPDLLEKLRVAWDDYAEEVGVVAAE
- a CDS encoding phage tail protein; its protein translation is MLYLIGTLAMDTRPFNADEVTRNSTADLAEKPVIGGLAPSEFTGEGKDEISLSGLLIPSKIGGLTELETAHQMRMSGARVPVMRGDGFRLGTFSITKMSETHQDLLRNGVGFSVKYTITLKKVQPDNDEASSVISGLLNLFDAFRN
- a CDS encoding phage tail tape measure protein, with protein sequence MSVQKSSLIATLHDRISGPAKNARGELGRLNRAGRGFGATQARISAPVLGATRNLVAMGAAYIGVREGYDQSIGGALRLETVMADVAKKTTLTAHELAGVEKQIIRLSNMKGGMAATEIGKLYAQAGQFGIANNELERFVVLGNKAGIAFDMAATETANSLSKLKNAFALDMPGLEGLADSINYTADSAGTSEKSLIDFLLRTAASAKTFGITGQEMAAFGATLNEIGIESSKAGTGMNAMMAKLAGLSKSKKAVAALDRFAGKGYSKELQAKFFETPVVAMKEFFQVVKKMDAQSRSGLLIDFFGLEYQDDAAAIANNIDKIVGRLEKLGDASKYVGSVDRTFEIFANTSEEKLKRLGRVFSNLGAQFGANVLPPITDFAEKLSDTFATLDSRVTVFDTIGAKAQGFVTGLGFTGDTNVADAFNSMWDSVFGRADELTSDVERMGASFEKFRQMGADLRSFGADVGWAVGEIEVFFGLDPGSAGTLVTSLAGWGATLGAAAVGFALIAGSVRAVGKAVLFLSGIKPAWGLLRFLGRLVKLGGSAASVAALASATGALGKSAKDLPQKAAGAPGGKHKPVGKPGATAPGKGASGPRLMGWGGVLSLWNAYQLIDSIPQNEQDLLAFVKQGQGRGDAFNGWLESTVGSPKSWLKSLTGPDLGPVQGPPTRPDAAQQLIDKKETDARFHPMKPFNVLGDLEKRLNANGDQSGNSGVKLLGTPPVKLSGEPVVTTKPSGVQEVRVTNPNPPQINMDISVVVHEASNADAIVQQLGSQMKQEMQGLQADFETAGP
- a CDS encoding NlpC/P60 family protein, coding for MTFETWLQMRLNVHGAQITEDGVIGNETTAALKAFQIARHIKPTGIADAATVKALRISSDQRRRVPTRDVPTQTMPPWLLEMNRRMGLHEGRDNRALSAWLRFGSFLGDPAKLPWCGDAVETAIVKTLPDEPVPSNPFWAQAWKTFGIDAGGPLVASIGVIRWSPRAGHVGIVVGYDAKRRRVHLMGGNQQNAVTISSFPEDKFIAYRWPKTFPFRQYPALRAGSVAPADFAATR
- a CDS encoding tail protein X codes for the protein MPQTVKVRGDNLPADLLLWRIHGVRGQELLEEMLELNPGLAAKGVLLVPGDSVIVPDLPLEEPFATREVVTLFG
- a CDS encoding phage tail sheath protein, which produces MSAPTFGMQFSRPQDEPVPALGADFSKCVIIETSEDASPTEFPIDDPKRFSSSDTDAVEALGTGLLRAEVQGINDQLNSVNAGADITVFRVAEGANVAATAAAIAEVVNSITDIPSAVNCTPRIVRAGRTAWRVDLDTTNPVVAALEANLGKILAFAPVDVDDTSSALAIDARETMGSERVMPIGVAARVWEGENIVTRPMGSRVAGIMMRVDNENEGLPFNPFANQPIFGLAGLSRKIPFSMLDGSVEGQQMLAANVAIVAEGEAGVDGAVADGGYRFIGTDNAMTGELWEQAHQVRGTDYIVTQFMQITREKLGKRITADGVEAWINSLAFALRDHKAADNILGYTPRDQMFKANQNSPEKIRLGSLKVDIGIEPAPVFKLASHEIRRYRPAVEGLVNDIIARLSQAA